Part of the Amblyomma americanum isolate KBUSLIRL-KWMA chromosome 7, ASM5285725v1, whole genome shotgun sequence genome, gataccaTTCGGCAACTACAAAACTGCCATTGGCCATAGCATTTACTGCCATTTAGGTTACCAATTTATCTGCCCGCGGACGTACGAGGACACGTACTCGTaacatgcaggaaaaaaaaaaatcaatggtcCAGCATTCTTTCGAGTGATATCACTGCTTCTGGTAATGCGTAGCGCAGACAGAAAATAAACGGTAAATAAACGGAAACTTACCAAGATGTGCGTGTCCGTACCGCAGGTCGCCAGCCTCCTATATTTGTCATTTGACGGCTGGAAGTCGATGCTTAAGATGGGATCTCGGTTGTGCCAAGATATTTCTGGTACATGGCACTTCATTcctaaaaacaaagcaaaacatttcTCCTGCAAAAGAGCGTTCGGGGGAATAACTACATCTTATATTTACTTTACATCCGCCAGAACCCGGTCACCGGACCTCAGTGCGGTCGGATTGACTAAAACATACTCAGACCGCATTCCTCGAAGCTACTGTTACGGGAGTCCCTTTGATTCGCAGCAGTTAGTATCAAATGAGTAAGAAGTGCTCTCATCTTCAAACAGTTTTCTAGAAAATTAAACTTACCTTCGAGAGCGCCGACGAACAAGCATGAAAATGTGCGCAAAATCCGCAAAGCGCGCCAACCGCGAGTTCCCGCAACAAAACCAAGACAAAACGCATCGCCGCCTAGCTGGCTCTTCGTGCACCATGCGGAAAATAAAAGCGTTGTTAAAAGATTCCGTCGTAACTTCCACGTAAAATTGCACAACTTGGCACTCCAGCTTTTAAAATGAAGAAACGATTAAATGTATCACTGAAGAGTCAACAGCAGCACCCCAGCACAGGCTAAACCACAAAACCTAGTCGAGGAGAGCCGAGCCAAGGCAATCCAAGTTATGGCGCAGGTAGCACTGTTGTCTTCTTGCGCATAGCAGTATAATCGGCGAAGCTTTCACTAAAGGAAAACGTTACGTTCGTCTCAAGCGGCAAAATGGTGTGTGAGAAATGTGAAAAGAAGCTCGGCAAAGTCATCACTCCCGATCCATGGAAAGCCGGAGCCCGGAACACCACTGAAGGTGGCGGTAGGATGATCAACGAAAACAAGGCGCTGACAGCAAAGAAGGCTAGGTTCACTCCTTACGGAAAGTTCGCCGAATGCCGCATCTGCCGCCAGAAGGTGCACCAGGTTGGGTCCAACTACTGCCAAGGATGTGCGTACAAGAAAGGCATTTGCGCGATGTGCGGCAAGAAGATCCTGGAGACGAAGAACTACAGGCAGTCATCGACTTGAATGGTGGATGCGCGGTTCAAGAACTCCTGCGTCGAGCACCATCATCGCACGAAGCGCCCTTTATTAACTGCTATGGACGCATGTCAGTGCTGCTGCACACTCAAGTCACGAAGAGGCGTTCGTTGTGTTGTTCCAAAGTTGTTTATTCACATGTAAAACATATTTACAAAGGCGCCCACTGATGCACTAAATTGCCGTTCTCTTCCTTTTCTCTGCGGGCCTACTGTTTGAACACGATCAGATAAAATAAGTTACCTCTCTGTCGGTGAAGGCCTAGAAGTTGTAATAAATAGATATGTACAAAAGCTATGTTCCTTTTATTGTTGCATTTGCTTAGCCATTATGTGCTAGCGTTGAAATTACATTGGTTTGGAAAAAAGTGCGGCCATAATTCACGAACTTAATTCCTTAATTTGCTACAGTGACTCTGCATGCAGCACTATTTCGTTTTCAGAACAATATGAATTTTCTCGCTCCAGAGGCTGCATGGTCATGCCATCATTTGAGGGCTAACGAAAAAATGTGTATGGCTACTGGTTTGGCCTACATTTGAAAGACTTTTTCTGtgcacaatcacagcgccgatgcCAGAATCGCAGCACAATTCCCAATAATGCGATATCCTCTTCCAGACAAAAGCTTTCACCGAGTGCTCTCCAACTCTGAACACCTCTTTCCGTTTTGCAACGCAAGGCTGTACATTCTCGAACATCCTCAGCTGTAACATAACCAAACGCATCATTTGCCATCTGTGCTACTGGAATTGACTGCACCTGGCAGACATGCTCTAAATTTGAACATTTCACGGAAGCATCACGAGTGACAAAAGAAATGGCCACGGCAGTGCCATACTGGTTTAACAATACAATTAAACATTTGTAACGCTACGTATTCCAGAGCCCTAAGGGAAAAACAAACGTCAACTTATGTGTCAAATTTTTTTGTAGAATACGTAATTACTTTTGCAATACattcagagagagaaaaaaaaagtggtaggaaGCAAAACAAAGCTTTGTTCAACGGGGCTACTACTGATTCAACAACATTTTTCAACAGAACAAGACAGACTGGCGGATCTGTCTTCAATATAAATTCCATCGTAAATGAATGGCACGTCAGACCAAGGTGGTCAGCATCCCTAAACCTCTTCGGGCAGAACATCTTTCCTACAAGGAACAATGCACGGCCTTCTTTCTTGACCAAGTTGACTGCTGCCTATGACAACCTGGCGTGAAGGCGAGTGATTGGATGGGCATTCAAATCAGGACAATCTCTGCAGCACACAACCAGTCCACATGTGCGCGCACGTTTGCGTAACCACTGCGCCAGCGCATGTGGCTGGATCAAGCCATGTAGATGAACTCATTAATGTTTTCTTCGTCCCTACGCATGTACTTGTGCTCTATGAGCCACTCAATCTGTTCCTTGATCAtctttttggaaggcagaaacaTGTTCTTCAGTATTTCCACCAGCTCTGTCTGGAGCTGAGCATTGGTGATCCGCTTCCGCATCTTCATGATCTTCACGATGGCTTCCTGGGGGCAAAGACAAAGATAAAAATAACTGGCAGAGAGCTGGATTGTACCATTTATGCTTCAGAACAAATTCCCAGATGGAAACTGCCCATGAGAAATGCAGAGCTGGAGCTGTATGTTGTaatttttcatttcactttccatTCCGTTTGGGTGCGACGTCAATCATGACAAAAGCTACAGGCAGTGGGAAAGAAACTGACCAATTGCAGGAGGCATGCTCCAATTTCTTTTTACATTGTCACACTCGATCACTCGGTGGCATCGGCAAGCACCCACAAACAGAATTCTACCACAGTCACTGCTTGTAGCCTCAATGGTGCCACAGTTTTTATTCTTTCGAAATAAAGTTGCCTGTGGACAAGCTGGAAAGCTAATTTTGAATATCATAAGAATGCCAACTAAAATGGCAGCATGGGTGTGCTTGTGCAAATGCAACTGTGACGTAGTTTGACAAAGCCTATGTCACCACCAATCTGCACCTAATGATAGACcttcaaaagaagaaaaaaaaccgaaTGTTGCAAAATACAACCCCTGCTTCGGCTTGTCACCGAAAGCAAGCATAAAATGTCGGCAGAAGGTAGATCACAATACTATGGTGCAAGCGTCATACCTGGGATCACTGTTACAGTTCTATCAGACTTCATTCCAGCTCTGCTCCTCAGCTGCGGCCTAATTAACTACATAAAACAGTTTAtttagtttatgggggcttaacgtcccaaagcgactctggctatgagggtcGCCACATTGAAGGGctatggaaatttcgaccacctcgggttctttcacatgcactgaaatcgcacagcacacgggcctcgtaggaaattcaaccgccacggcctgcgtctttcgggccagcagccaagcaccataaccactgagccaccgcagcagctcaACTATATAAAACAGTAACGTTCCAGCTCTAAAGGCTGCTTGCTCAATGATGCCACCGGCAGCATTCTATAGCACGCACTGATGGTGCACACAGCAGATAGATTTCAAGGCTTGTGGCTAAGCTTGCGTTGTTTTCACTGGATTTCTTCC contains:
- the LOC144098563 gene encoding cysteine-rich PDZ-binding protein is translated as MVCEKCEKKLGKVITPDPWKAGARNTTEGGGRMINENKALTAKKARFTPYGKFAECRICRQKVHQVGSNYCQGCAYKKGICAMCGKKILETKNYRQSST